In Halobacillus amylolyticus, the following proteins share a genomic window:
- a CDS encoding MgtC/SapB family protein: MDDFDLFNDNLDLFFIRLFIALLLSGIIGFERELKNHSAGFRTHILVGIGACLMMLLSLYGFEEFISNHDNVRFDPSRLPSYVISGIGFLGAGTIIVNGMTIRGLTTAASIWTVAGLGLVVGAGMYDVAVLATILVLLSLIFLNNLEKKYFSGYFKNSYVLLADERIEASKLLEIFDEQGISLQKVEIENLNNRTKNILIQITKGQEINDTSLLEQLSKVDNVLQVEQRR, from the coding sequence ATGGATGATTTTGATTTATTTAACGATAACTTAGATTTATTTTTTATTCGCTTATTTATTGCCTTACTTTTATCAGGGATTATAGGGTTTGAACGGGAGTTGAAAAATCATTCCGCAGGGTTTCGCACCCATATACTAGTCGGTATCGGTGCTTGTCTTATGATGCTTTTATCATTATATGGGTTTGAAGAATTTATTAGTAATCATGATAATGTCCGTTTTGACCCATCACGCCTCCCTTCCTACGTCATTAGTGGTATTGGCTTTTTAGGAGCTGGGACAATTATTGTTAACGGGATGACGATCCGTGGGCTTACGACAGCTGCTTCTATTTGGACGGTTGCTGGATTGGGATTAGTTGTTGGAGCTGGTATGTATGATGTTGCCGTACTTGCTACAATTTTAGTGCTACTGAGCCTTATCTTTTTAAATAATCTAGAGAAAAAGTACTTTAGTGGCTATTTCAAGAATTCCTACGTACTCCTGGCAGACGAAAGAATTGAAGCAAGTAAGTTACTTGAAATCTTTGATGAGCAAGGTATTTCACTTCAAAAAGTGGAGATAGAAAATTTAAATAATCGAACAAAAAACATTCTTATTCAAATTACTAAGGGACAGGAGATTAATGATACTTCCTTACTTGAACAGTTATCAAAAGTCGATAATGTCTTACAGGTTGAACAAAGAAGATAA
- a CDS encoding CtsR family transcriptional regulator, whose protein sequence is MRNISDIIEEYLKNILNDNEKKAIEIKRSEIADRFQCVPSQINYVIKTRFTVEKGYIVESKRGGGGYIRIRRIQHRSEAQMIDDIIHLIHPKVSQSIAIDIIERLLENNSITSREARMMVSAMDREVLAFPLPLRDEVRSRILTAMLFTLKYTS, encoded by the coding sequence ATGCGGAATATATCCGACATCATAGAAGAGTATTTAAAGAATATTTTAAATGATAATGAGAAGAAAGCCATTGAAATTAAGCGAAGTGAGATTGCTGATCGGTTTCAATGTGTACCTTCACAAATTAATTATGTGATTAAAACACGTTTCACTGTGGAAAAAGGATATATAGTTGAAAGTAAACGCGGGGGCGGCGGTTATATTCGGATACGCCGTATTCAACATCGATCTGAAGCACAGATGATTGATGATATTATACATCTCATCCATCCAAAGGTTTCTCAATCTATAGCGATAGATATTATCGAGAGGTTACTTGAAAATAACAGTATCACAAGCCGTGAAGCACGTATGATGGTCAGTGCAATGGATCGTGAAGTTCTCGCTTTCCCCCTTCCTCTAAGGGACGAGGTCCGTTCAAGGATTCTTACGGCTATGCTATTCACCCTGAAATATACAAGCTAA